The segment GTCATCCGCTGTGGGTTGTCCGGTGCCTGATCCCAGTGACGAAGCTGGGCATTTGAGTACTGCAGTGCCGACTCCCATGTTTCCACATTGGGCTTACCGGGAAAGTTGAGGGGAAGAACCACAAACGTTCCAAGATCCGCAATCTCGCCTGGTCGACGGTATTCATAGCCGTTTCCCTTGAGCCAGAGGGAAAGCTGGAATTCTTTGGCAATCTTTCCTGCTCTCAACGCCCCCAGCTCGTCATCCACCTTGAAACAGAATATCCCGTCATTCTCCAGGTGCGATGCGAGCGCATCAAGAGCACGGTCCGTTTCCGGTATTTCATTATCGTTGGGAAATCGATGGTACGTTTTCCATGCATCTGAGTACCAAAGAGCGTCGATGAATGTCTGGCGCATGAGCGCGACGCATCCGAGAAGTGAGTTCGGGTAGTCCCTTTCACCCCATCCTCCAAATTCAAAGCCAAGATTCAGCACAGGTCCCTTTTCATCAATCACGGCTTTGGGTGACCAATCACCCAAGTGGACCACGGCAGATCTTCCCCGGAAAATGCCTGAGCCGGGTACAATTTGAGCTGCGGTAAATCCCAGTTCCCTCAGTTCCTTCAGTTCTTTCTCATCAGGCTCATACCCTTCGAGGACAGAGTATTCCGGTTTCACCTTTGGATTCCACGATTCAGTGACCGTCTCCTCTTCTTTTTCCTTTCTTGGTTTCCCTGCATTCGCCGGGATTTCGCTTCGCTCAACTTCGCTCTTTCTTACCAGGTAGCTTTCGATGAAGCCGGGGTAGACGGTCTTTCCGGTAAGATCAATTTCAAAAGCGTCCTCGGGCACGTTTGCCACGTTTCCCGTGGACTCAATGAGTCCATCACGAATGACAATCTCACCTCTCGGAATCATCTGCCCCGGTTCGGAAATGATCGTTGCCCCCTTTAGAAAGTAAACTCTCGGGGTCCTGTCGTGAAGACCCTCTGTGGGCGCAACCTGAGCAAGTCCCAAGTTGCCCACGATAATGCAGAAGCCGGTAAGAATTGACAATTGTCTATTGACTGTTTTCGATTGACTATTTTCCATAAACGACATTCGATTTGTGACTCTCAATTGATGCCTCTAGCAGTCTTTCTCGATGCAAAAAATATGGCTGTTAATTCTTCCGCTTCATTCAACAAAGAAAGTACCCTATCTCTACGCAACAGCTTTTCATCTATTATGAATTCAAGCCAAAACCATGATTCAAATTGTCAATAGTCAATGGTCAATAGTCAATCTCTAGAAGTTCTTGCCATCAAGATGGGTCTTGGTGAGTTTATGTGTGAGAAATCCGAAAGCATCATCTACGGACTCAGAGAAGTGGAAAAGATCCAGATCATCGGGTGAAACGGTACCCGAATTCACGAGCTGATCGAGATCTATGATTTTGTCCCAGTACTTCTTTCCGTAAATGACCACCGGTAGCTTCTTTCTGATCTTTCCCGTCTGAATCAGCGTTAACAGTTCCATCAGTTCATCCAGCGTACCGAAGCCGCCGGGGAATATGATCATCGCTTTTGCCAGATAAAGAAACCAGTATTTTCTCATGAAAAAATAGTGGAATTCGAGGTCGAGCTCTCTTGTGGTATAGGGGTTTCCCCGTGGTTCCCTTGGGAGAGATATGTTAAGTCCAATGGCATATCCATTGGCCTCATTTGCTCCCCGGCAGGCGGCTTCCATAATGCCTCCTCCGCCGCCGGAGGTCACAATGAAGCGATGTTTTGAATTCTTCAACCCTTTCGACCATTTCGTGAGGCGGAACGCCAGATCCCGTGCCGCCTGGTAGTACGGGACCAGGGAAAGGAGGCCGCCATCCTCTGCGGGGTTTTCTTTCTTCATGGAATCCGCCTTTTCCGGAGAGGGTATCCTGGCGGAACCGAAGAACACGATCGTATCCTTTATTCTCATTTTCCTGAAAAGGCGCATGGGACCAAAGTACTCCGCCAGCAGACGTGCGGGACGGGCTTCCGGGCTGTTGAGAAAATCGAGGTCTTCGTAGAATTTTTCTCGCTGTCTCTTGTTGTCACTCATGGTCGCAGCGACGTATTGGTTCCAGCCTGTGGCATCGATAAGGGGAGAGGACATTACCAACGGCAATTCGGAAAGACAAGGGAAAGTAACCTAACCTGAATGGTTCGTCACCTCCAAGGGAGTCCCTGTGACCCGTGGGGTCTCCTACGGAGGGAGAAGAGCGCCAAGTGTGACAAAAGGTATAAGGCATAGGTGATAAAAGGTTGACACGTCAACACACGAACAGATGCTCCGAAGGATTTCCTTTGGGAAACAGTCCAACACTCAGCCTAAAGTCATTAGAGTGTCTTCGCGAACTTGCCCGCCCGCCTGCCCTCCCTTCAGTCGGGAGCGGGCAGGCCTTCCCCCTGATCCCGCCCAGGTGCGATAAGGCCGTTTCCTTGTCTGTGGGTTTGCGACTGGTCCTGTCACCGTCACGTCTCCGCCTCCTGACGGGAATTCCGGCGGGACGCTTTTAAGGCCGATTTTTTCCTTTTTGGTGCCGAATTCATCGGCACCATCGGTGGCCCTAAAATAATTTGGGCAATAAGGGGAGGCCAAGTCCGTGGAGTAGAATCAATTGCTGTTTGAACCTGCAGAATGCGGGAGAGTTTAATTGATTCCCACGGGCGCAGGCAGCCCCGCCCAGATTATTTTCCGGCCAGAGGCCTTTTGGCACTTTTCTGCCTGAGAAAAGTGCGAAAGAAACCACTGTCTAGATAATCCCGCGATGAGACCGTGGTTGACAATCGCCACAAGATTATCCACGCTTCCAACCTAACCTGAATGGTTAAGCGCGAAGAACACCACGAATCATGAACATTCTAACACTCTTGGCATGGCATATCTTGCGTGCGTTTTTCGGAATCATGCAGGTGTCTTCGCGATGATGAATATGTTAACGTCTGCCAAATCCACCCCCACCGGGGGTCTTGATGATAATCCGGTCATTTTTCCCAACCACGAACTCTGCTTTCCCGCCCAACAGTCTCCTTGAACCGTCTGCCTTCAGAAGGATATTCTTTCCTTTGACACCAGGTTTTCCGCCCTTCATGCCGTAGGGTGGATATTTTCTCCTTTCCGAGAGAATGGAGACAGTTCTGGGTTCCAAAAATCGAAATTCCCGGATGGTCCCGTCTCCTCCTCGGTATGCCCCTTTTCCTCCCGAACCGCGGCGAAGAGAGAAACGTTCAAGCCGAATCTCGGGATACCGTTGTTCTAAAACCTCCGGATCGGTAATTCTCGTATTGGTCATATGGATTTGAACTGCGGAGGCCCCCGGGAAGCCGTCACCAGCGCCCGATCCGCCGGCAATCGTCTCATAGTACTGTTTCCCTGATCCATCCGGGCGCCCAAAAAGGAAGTTGTTCATGGTTCCCTGGGATGCCGCCACCACGCCCAAAGCCCCGAGAAGAACGTCCACAATCCTCTGCGACGTTTCAACATTCCCTCCCACGACCGCTGCTTCAGGAGAGGGGTCGAGCAGCGACCCTTTGCGTACGTGGATTTCCATGGGCAACAGGCATCCGGAGTTCAAAGGGATATCTTCATCGATGAGCGCGCGGAGAACGTAAAGGACGGCCGCCGTGGTGACCGAAACGGGGGCGTTCAGGTTGCTTGCCAGCTGGTCCTCTGTGCCCGAAAAATCGATCAAGGCCCTGTGGCTGTGAGGCGGATCGTCTCCCCGCTCGATGATGAGTTTGACAGCGATTCTTGCCCCCTCGTCCAGGAAATCTTCGAAACGCGATTCGAACCGGTGCGTGTCGGTCAGGAATTTTCCCAGGGCTTCCCGCATAGCCTCTGCGGCGTTCTCCCGCACATGGTTCATGTACGCATGGACTGTATCCAAACTGTATTTTTCCACGAGCCTCTTCAGTTCCCTGATTCCCGCATTCACGGCTGCGATCTGGGCTTTCAGGTCAGAAATACGTTCCTCGATATTCCGGGCGGGGTGGGAGCCGGAGAGGAGAAGCTCTCTGATCTCTTTTTCTCTGAATCTTCCTCCGTGCACAAGGAGAAAATTGTCGATGACCACACCTTCTTCTTTGATTTTCGTCGCGAAAGGAGGCATCGATCCGGGGGTGATGCCTCCGATGTCGGCGTGGTGCCCACGGGCTGCCGTAAAAAAGGTTGGACGCGAGGAAAGAAACACGGGGGCGACGACCGTAATATCAGGAAGATGGGTGCCCCCGCGATGGGGATTGTTCATCACGTAGACGTCGCCGGGCTTCATCTTTCCCATGTTTGTCCCGATTATGGACGTCACCGATTCTCCCATGGCTCCAAGATGAACGGGAATGTGCGGTGCGTTAGCAACCAGATTTCCCTCCCGGTCAAAAATCGCACAGGAGAAATCGAGCCGCTCCTTAATGTTTGTGGAATGAGCCGCATTCTTGAGAGTGTATCCCATCTGCTCGGCCACGCTCATAAAAAGATGATTGAACACTTCCAGCATCACAGGATCGCGCTTCGCACTTACGGTTTCCACCTGGATCTGCCTCGGTTTTACCACGATGTGACCGTAGTCGTTGATTGCCGCGAAGAATCCTGGCTCCACAACGACAGTAGAGTAATCCTCGGCGATAATGGCAGGTCCCTCTATCTGTTGTCCGGACGAACATTCTTCCCGCCTGTAAACAGGCGTAGCCGTGGCCTTTTTCTCAAAATGGACATCCACGAATTCAACCGGCATTGCTTGGTCACTTCTATCTTTTATCTTTTGTCTTTTATCTTTGAATATGTCTCCTTTCCCCGCCGCTTCCACCCAGATGTTCACAAGTTCCAGGGGTGCACCGGACGGCTTGAATCCGAAATGCTCGCGATAGGCTTTCAAGAATTTGCGCTCAATAGTGGCCTGGGAGGTGTCCCGGAGAGAACCGGCAAAGGGAATGGAGAGATACGTGTCCGTTCCCAGGGGTCGAATATCCAGAAAGCGGCGGGTCTCTACCATGTTTTCGGTTGTGCCTCGGCCGACAAGTTCTTCGATCAAAGGTTTTTCCAAATGTTCGAATTGATCTTCAATGGACTGCATAAGGGCACGGTCCAATGTCTTCACGATGGATTGTATGGCATATCGAAGATGATTCGCCCGGGCAATTCCGTAAGCAGAAAGTAGTCCCACGAGGGGATGAATGACGATTTCCTGAACGCCGAGTATTCGGGCTATGGCGCACATGTGTTGAGGAGCGGCGCCACCTAAACAGATGAGGCCGTGCCGGCGAACGTCGTATCCTCTGGAAATAGAGATCTCTCTGACGGCTTTTGCCATCGTTTCGTTGGCAACTTTGACAAACCCGAGGGCCACTTCGATGGGGGTGAGTTTGGTGTTGAGTCTTTCGCTGATGGATGCGGTGAGCTCGCCGAACTTCTTCTGCGTGGCAGTTCCATCAAGGGGCTTATCCTGCCCGGTTCCAAACGTAGCGGGAAAATAATCGGGCAGGATTCTTCCAAGCAGCAGGTTGGCGTCCGTCACGGTCAGGGGACCGCCACGCCCGTAGCAGGCGGGACCGGGATCGGCTCCGGCAGATTCCGGTCCCACTCTGAACCTCTGACCGTCGAACCACAAAATGGATCCTCCTCCGGCGGCCACCGTATTCACTTTGAGGCTGGGTGCTTGAAACCGGATTCCCCCGGTCTGAACCTCAAATGTCTTCTCGAACGTACCGTCCCACCTGGATACGTCTGTAGAGGTGCCTCCCATGTCGAATCCGATGCACTCCTTTATGCCGTTCAATTTTGCCACTATGGCAGATCCGATGACGCCTCCCGCCGGCCCTGAAATGATGGCATCCTTCCCCATAAAAGAGTCTGCATCGGTCATGCCACCTGAACTCTGCATGAATTCCAACGGGATCTTTCCGGTATGTTTTCTCACGGATTCAATGTAGTCCCAGAGAACGGGACTCAGATAAGCATCCACCACACTCGT is part of the Candidatus Neomarinimicrobiota bacterium genome and harbors:
- a CDS encoding LOG family protein encodes the protein MSSPLIDATGWNQYVAATMSDNKRQREKFYEDLDFLNSPEARPARLLAEYFGPMRLFRKMRIKDTIVFFGSARIPSPEKADSMKKENPAEDGGLLSLVPYYQAARDLAFRLTKWSKGLKNSKHRFIVTSGGGGGIMEAACRGANEANGYAIGLNISLPREPRGNPYTTRELDLEFHYFFMRKYWFLYLAKAMIIFPGGFGTLDELMELLTLIQTGKIRKKLPVVIYGKKYWDKIIDLDQLVNSGTVSPDDLDLFHFSESVDDAFGFLTHKLTKTHLDGKNF
- a CDS encoding hydantoinase B/oxoprolinase family protein, with translation MKVPGIRGKWLFSVDRGGTFTDVIGVDPDRNVHTAKLLSQSPNYPDAAIEGIRRTLGVSEGDPLPENLITGIRMGTTVATNALLEREGTLVALLITKGFRDLLEIGYQSRPEIFKLAIKKPAQLYRCVKEVDERIDHSGKIRKKIDLEIVEEDLLRIQRMGISSVAIVLMHAWKNNSHERKVADLARKLGFKQVSASHEIMPLIKIVGRGQTSVVDAYLSPVLWDYIESVRKHTGKIPLEFMQSSGGMTDADSFMGKDAIISGPAGGVIGSAIVAKLNGIKECIGFDMGGTSTDVSRWDGTFEKTFEVQTGGIRFQAPSLKVNTVAAGGGSILWFDGQRFRVGPESAGADPGPACYGRGGPLTVTDANLLLGRILPDYFPATFGTGQDKPLDGTATQKKFGELTASISERLNTKLTPIEVALGFVKVANETMAKAVREISISRGYDVRRHGLICLGGAAPQHMCAIARILGVQEIVIHPLVGLLSAYGIARANHLRYAIQSIVKTLDRALMQSIEDQFEHLEKPLIEELVGRGTTENMVETRRFLDIRPLGTDTYLSIPFAGSLRDTSQATIERKFLKAYREHFGFKPSGAPLELVNIWVEAAGKGDIFKDKRQKIKDRSDQAMPVEFVDVHFEKKATATPVYRREECSSGQQIEGPAIIAEDYSTVVVEPGFFAAINDYGHIVVKPRQIQVETVSAKRDPVMLEVFNHLFMSVAEQMGYTLKNAAHSTNIKERLDFSCAIFDREGNLVANAPHIPVHLGAMGESVTSIIGTNMGKMKPGDVYVMNNPHRGGTHLPDITVVAPVFLSSRPTFFTAARGHHADIGGITPGSMPPFATKIKEEGVVIDNFLLVHGGRFREKEIRELLLSGSHPARNIEERISDLKAQIAAVNAGIRELKRLVEKYSLDTVHAYMNHVRENAAEAMREALGKFLTDTHRFESRFEDFLDEGARIAVKLIIERGDDPPHSHRALIDFSGTEDQLASNLNAPVSVTTAAVLYVLRALIDEDIPLNSGCLLPMEIHVRKGSLLDPSPEAAVVGGNVETSQRIVDVLLGALGVVAASQGTMNNFLFGRPDGSGKQYYETIAGGSGAGDGFPGASAVQIHMTNTRITDPEVLEQRYPEIRLERFSLRRGSGGKGAYRGGDGTIREFRFLEPRTVSILSERRKYPPYGMKGGKPGVKGKNILLKADGSRRLLGGKAEFVVGKNDRIIIKTPGGGGFGRR